The proteins below come from a single Pandoraea apista genomic window:
- a CDS encoding haloacid dehalogenase type II, with translation MTSHIQAVIFDAYGTLFDVYSVAAAAEQQFPGRGAALAELWRVKQIEYTQLRTLSGPNGERYRPFWDITVDALRYAAARLNLTLTPVAEKRLMDEYTCLSVFPENPPVLRALRAMGLRLGVLSNGDPRMLDVGLKSAGIKDLFDHVLSVDVVRKYKTAPEAYQLGPDAFGLPANAIVFVSSNGWDAAGATWFGYPTFWVNRAGLPVEQLGVTPQGMGRDMRDLQRFVEAVTGVRA, from the coding sequence ATGACTTCCCACATCCAGGCAGTGATCTTCGACGCTTACGGCACGCTGTTCGACGTGTACTCCGTCGCGGCGGCTGCCGAGCAGCAATTTCCGGGGCGCGGGGCAGCGCTCGCGGAGCTGTGGCGCGTGAAGCAGATCGAGTACACGCAGTTGCGCACGCTCTCGGGACCGAATGGCGAGCGCTATCGCCCGTTCTGGGACATCACCGTCGACGCGTTGCGCTATGCCGCAGCTCGACTGAACCTGACGCTGACGCCGGTTGCCGAGAAGCGTCTCATGGATGAGTACACCTGCCTGTCCGTCTTCCCCGAGAACCCGCCGGTGCTTCGCGCGTTGCGCGCCATGGGGCTCCGGCTGGGCGTGCTTTCGAACGGCGATCCGCGAATGCTGGATGTCGGTCTGAAGAGCGCGGGCATCAAGGACTTGTTCGACCATGTGCTGTCGGTCGACGTCGTGCGCAAATACAAAACAGCCCCCGAGGCTTATCAACTTGGACCTGATGCGTTCGGCCTGCCTGCCAACGCCATCGTTTTCGTCTCCAGCAACGGCTGGGACGCGGCCGGCGCCACCTGGTTCGGTTACCCGACGTTTTGGGTCAACCGGGCCGGGCTGCCGGTCGAGCAACTCGGCGTAACGCCGCAGGGGATGGGGCGCGACATGCGCGACTTGCAGCGATTTGTCGAGGCAGTGACGGGAGTGCGCGCCTGA
- the aceB gene encoding malate synthase A — protein MSLTLPPGMQLHVDTAAIRPEYEAILTPEALAFIAKLHRAFEPRRQALLAERVARAARLDAGEVPDFLPETQAIRNADWRIAPLPAALQCRRVEITGPVERKMIINALNSGADSYMTDFEDSNAPNWHNQLQGHINVRDAVRGNISLEQNGKQYKLNDKVATLIVRPRGWHLDEKHVSVDGVRMSGSLFDFGLHFFHNAKASLERGFGPYYYLPKLESHLEARLWNDVFVLAQNELGIAQGTIKATVLVETILAAFEMDEILYELREHSSGLNAGRWDYIFSCIKKFKVDADFCLADRSRINMTVPFMRAYALLLLKTCHRRHAPAIGGMSALIPIKNDPEANEKAMAGIRGDKARDATDGYDGGWVAHPGLVPVAMEEFVKVLGDRPNQIDKQRDDVSVKGRDLLEFKPEAPITEAGLRNNINVGIHYLGAWLAGNGCVPIHNLMEDAATAEISRSQVWQWIRSPKGKLEDGRKVTADLVRELIPQELANVKELVGQVAPTYDRAAVIFEQMSTSEDFVDFLTLPLYEEV, from the coding sequence ATGTCCCTGACGTTGCCCCCCGGCATGCAGTTGCATGTCGATACCGCCGCTATTCGTCCTGAGTATGAAGCGATCCTGACCCCCGAGGCGCTCGCTTTCATCGCTAAACTGCATCGTGCCTTCGAGCCGCGCCGTCAGGCGCTGCTTGCTGAGCGTGTGGCGCGCGCTGCGCGACTCGACGCCGGCGAAGTGCCGGATTTCCTGCCGGAAACCCAGGCGATTCGCAACGCCGACTGGCGTATCGCGCCGCTGCCGGCGGCGCTGCAATGCCGCCGCGTGGAGATCACCGGTCCGGTCGAGCGCAAGATGATTATCAATGCGCTGAACTCGGGGGCGGACAGCTACATGACCGACTTCGAGGACTCGAACGCACCGAACTGGCACAACCAGTTGCAAGGTCACATCAATGTGCGCGACGCCGTGCGCGGCAATATCAGTCTCGAACAGAACGGTAAGCAGTACAAACTGAATGACAAGGTTGCCACGCTGATCGTGCGTCCGCGCGGCTGGCATCTGGATGAGAAGCATGTGAGCGTGGACGGCGTGCGCATGTCGGGCAGCCTGTTCGACTTCGGCCTGCACTTCTTCCATAACGCCAAGGCGTCGCTGGAGCGCGGCTTCGGGCCTTACTACTACCTGCCGAAGCTCGAAAGTCATCTCGAAGCGCGCTTGTGGAACGATGTGTTCGTGCTTGCGCAGAACGAACTGGGCATAGCGCAGGGCACGATCAAGGCGACGGTACTCGTCGAGACCATTCTGGCTGCGTTTGAAATGGACGAGATCCTGTACGAGTTGCGCGAGCATAGCTCGGGTCTGAACGCCGGCCGCTGGGACTACATCTTCTCTTGCATCAAGAAGTTCAAGGTCGATGCCGACTTCTGTCTGGCCGATCGTAGTCGTATCAACATGACGGTTCCGTTCATGCGTGCGTATGCGCTCTTGCTGCTCAAGACGTGCCATCGCCGCCATGCACCCGCCATTGGCGGCATGAGTGCGCTGATTCCGATCAAGAACGATCCGGAAGCGAACGAAAAGGCGATGGCCGGCATTCGTGGCGACAAGGCGCGCGATGCCACCGACGGTTACGACGGCGGTTGGGTGGCGCACCCGGGGCTGGTGCCGGTGGCCATGGAAGAGTTCGTGAAGGTACTGGGCGATCGTCCCAATCAGATCGACAAGCAACGTGATGACGTGAGCGTCAAGGGGCGCGACTTGCTGGAGTTCAAGCCGGAAGCGCCGATCACGGAGGCGGGGCTGCGTAACAACATCAATGTCGGCATTCACTATCTGGGCGCCTGGCTCGCGGGCAACGGCTGCGTGCCGATTCACAACCTGATGGAGGACGCTGCAACGGCCGAGATCTCGCGCTCGCAGGTGTGGCAGTGGATTCGCTCGCCGAAGGGCAAGCTCGAAGACGGCCGCAAAGTGACTGCCGACCTGGTGCGTGAGCTGATCCCGCAGGAGCTGGCCAACGTCAAGGAACTGGTCGGGCAGGTGGCGCCGACGTACGATCGCGCTGCCGTCATCTTCGAACAGATGAGCACTAGCGAGGACTTCGTCGACTTCCTCACGTTGCCGCTGTACGAAGAGGTCTGA
- a CDS encoding DMT family transporter, with protein sequence MRSSDIARLLTLSAIWGASFLFMRIIVPALGPLPTAFLRVTLGAVGLAVILLVLRVRWEFKGLLGASMVLGVINSGIPFVMYCLAARVLPAGYSAILNATTPLMGVVIGALFFHDRLTGAKALGVLLGLAGVAVLTQTGPVTMSGPVLMGALACLVATSCYGLAGYLTRRWITERGGLDAKLVAFGSQLGAALVLLPFFGYVSMTSGIPGPATGGVWAAMAALGFLCSAVAYMLFFRLIADLGPLRSLTVTFLIPPFGVLWGALFLNEAVTMAHFFGGCFIALAVWLVCKPPKALPAASRAT encoded by the coding sequence ATGCGCTCGTCCGACATTGCCCGTTTGCTGACGCTCTCCGCCATTTGGGGGGCGAGCTTTCTTTTTATGCGCATTATCGTGCCGGCGCTCGGCCCGCTTCCCACCGCTTTTCTGCGGGTCACCCTCGGTGCTGTCGGTCTGGCGGTCATCCTTCTGGTGTTGCGTGTGCGCTGGGAGTTCAAGGGGTTGCTGGGGGCGTCGATGGTGCTCGGCGTAATCAACTCCGGCATTCCGTTCGTGATGTACTGTCTGGCCGCCCGCGTATTGCCTGCCGGCTACTCCGCGATTCTCAATGCTACGACGCCTCTCATGGGCGTCGTCATCGGTGCATTGTTTTTCCACGACCGCCTGACGGGCGCCAAGGCGTTGGGCGTGTTACTCGGTCTGGCGGGGGTCGCCGTGCTGACGCAGACGGGACCTGTCACGATGTCGGGCCCGGTACTCATGGGGGCACTGGCGTGTCTCGTCGCCACGTCTTGCTACGGACTGGCGGGTTACCTCACGCGTCGCTGGATTACCGAGCGCGGTGGTCTCGACGCCAAGCTCGTCGCCTTCGGCAGTCAATTGGGCGCTGCGCTCGTGCTACTGCCGTTCTTCGGTTATGTATCGATGACGTCCGGTATTCCCGGGCCGGCCACCGGTGGTGTATGGGCCGCGATGGCGGCGCTCGGTTTCCTGTGCAGCGCTGTGGCCTATATGTTGTTCTTCCGCCTGATTGCGGATCTCGGCCCGCTGCGCTCGCTGACTGTGACCTTCCTTATTCCGCCGTTTGGCGTGCTGTGGGGCGCCCTGTTCCTGAATGAAGCGGTCACGATGGCTCACTTCTTCGGCGGTTGTTTCATCGCGCTTGCCGTATGGCTCGTGTGCAAGCCCCCCAAAGCCTTGCCGGCGGCGAGCCGCGCAACGTGA
- a CDS encoding sensor histidine kinase gives METVHAGPVKVTRGLWKVFFRELVGIVLFNTVIALILFFIGFGGTFFQNFVFSQCIGISITVFIDGGRRAIWRDGAPSMVPFLLLVAFGCAAGLALGIALGTALLGLPISMWQPLNGHSLPIALLIALLATCVGTYHGWSRARLSQLREATAQQALREAAAEKALVHAQLQTLQAQLEPHFLFNVLANLDSLIASDPVRARTLLGHLNRFLRASLAATRADVTTVADEFALLEALMSIQQVRFGERLRYTFDLPEDCRALQVPPMLVQPLVENAVKHGVEPLAGGASVDVSARRERTADGAWQLVLRVADDGAGFRDVARGNPHEHLGGVGLTNIRERLRVLYGDTARLTLSEGVPRGVVATLRLPVALSGPQMSPTA, from the coding sequence GTGGAGACTGTACACGCGGGCCCCGTCAAAGTGACGCGCGGCCTGTGGAAGGTGTTTTTCCGCGAACTCGTGGGCATCGTGCTTTTCAACACCGTCATCGCCCTGATTCTCTTTTTTATCGGATTCGGCGGCACGTTCTTCCAGAACTTCGTTTTCAGCCAGTGCATCGGTATCTCCATCACGGTGTTTATCGACGGCGGGCGGCGTGCGATCTGGCGTGACGGCGCACCGTCGATGGTGCCGTTCCTGCTGCTCGTGGCGTTTGGCTGCGCAGCCGGACTCGCGTTGGGAATTGCCCTCGGTACGGCGCTGCTGGGACTCCCGATTTCGATGTGGCAACCGTTGAACGGACACTCGTTGCCCATCGCGCTGCTCATCGCCTTGCTTGCCACATGCGTCGGCACGTATCACGGCTGGTCTCGCGCACGGTTGTCGCAACTGCGCGAAGCCACTGCACAGCAGGCGTTGCGCGAGGCGGCGGCGGAAAAGGCCCTTGTCCATGCGCAATTGCAAACGCTGCAAGCCCAACTCGAGCCGCACTTCCTATTCAACGTACTCGCCAATCTGGACTCGCTTATTGCGAGCGATCCGGTGCGCGCGCGCACATTGCTCGGGCATCTCAACCGGTTCTTGCGCGCATCGCTCGCGGCCACGCGCGCAGACGTGACCACGGTGGCCGACGAATTTGCGCTGCTCGAAGCCTTGATGTCGATCCAGCAAGTGCGCTTTGGCGAGCGGCTGCGTTACACATTCGATCTGCCCGAAGATTGCCGCGCCTTGCAGGTGCCACCGATGCTCGTGCAACCGCTCGTCGAGAATGCCGTGAAGCATGGTGTCGAGCCGCTCGCCGGTGGCGCTTCGGTGGATGTCAGCGCGCGGCGCGAGCGCACGGCGGATGGTGCGTGGCAACTCGTGCTGCGCGTGGCAGACGATGGGGCCGGCTTTCGTGACGTGGCGCGAGGCAACCCGCACGAGCATCTCGGTGGTGTTGGCCTGACGAATATTCGAGAGCGCCTGCGGGTGCTCTATGGCGACACCGCGCGCCTCACGCTCAGCGAAGGCGTGCCGCGAGGTGTCGTTGCAACATTGCGCTTGCCTGTGGCGTTGTCCGGGCCGCAAATGTCGCCAACGGCATAG
- a CDS encoding gamma-glutamylcyclotransferase family protein, whose amino-acid sequence MMRAAARHGIASPSYIGTTSLGGHLYDFGHYPGMVIDAAGHGVTGDIYRIPAALIPVLDEIEAVYPGEAGLFVREMHDIACNGSTYACIVYPVSESAVGQLPQIPGGDWVAYRRERDAAAV is encoded by the coding sequence ATGATGCGTGCTGCGGCACGTCACGGCATTGCGTCGCCGAGTTATATCGGCACAACCTCGCTCGGCGGGCACCTCTACGATTTCGGGCACTATCCGGGCATGGTGATCGACGCGGCAGGTCATGGCGTGACCGGCGACATCTACCGGATTCCGGCAGCACTGATTCCTGTGCTGGACGAGATCGAAGCGGTTTATCCCGGTGAGGCCGGGTTGTTCGTGCGAGAGATGCACGACATTGCGTGCAACGGCTCGACATACGCGTGCATCGTTTATCCGGTGAGTGAGTCGGCGGTCGGTCAGCTTCCGCAGATTCCCGGTGGCGACTGGGTCGCTTATCGTCGCGAGCGCGACGCCGCTGCGGTGTGA
- a CDS encoding LysR family transcriptional regulator gives MDRFKQIETFVAVAAKGSLSAAATLEGVAPAVIGRRIDALESRLGVKLLVRTTRRVTLTFEGSAFLEDCQRILNEMHNAEATVSAGGVKASGHLRLSGPAGFGRRHVAPLLPVFIESHPDVTVTLDLSDRLVDLVNEGFDCAIRLGELPDSSLVSLRLGENRRVCVASPGYLAKHGRPDTLEALASHNCLAFGSTANQQRGWTFAQNGKVVTIRVNGNMECTDGAVLHDWCLDGYGLAWRSWWEVGDDIRAGRLVTVLDDFAAPPIGIHAVFPQRRHLPLRVRLFIDHLKHHYSSSGYWQDDASPRHASEHIDLPQNA, from the coding sequence GTGGATCGCTTCAAACAAATCGAAACTTTCGTTGCCGTCGCCGCCAAGGGCAGCCTGTCGGCCGCCGCGACGCTCGAAGGCGTGGCGCCGGCCGTGATCGGACGCCGTATCGACGCCCTCGAATCCCGTCTGGGCGTGAAGCTGCTCGTGCGCACGACCCGGCGCGTCACGCTCACGTTCGAGGGCTCGGCATTTCTCGAAGACTGCCAGCGCATTCTCAACGAGATGCACAACGCCGAAGCCACCGTGTCGGCGGGTGGCGTAAAGGCAAGCGGCCATTTGCGGCTGTCGGGCCCGGCCGGGTTCGGACGCCGACATGTCGCCCCGCTCCTGCCGGTATTCATCGAATCGCACCCGGACGTCACTGTGACGCTCGATCTCTCGGATCGACTCGTCGACCTGGTCAACGAAGGCTTTGACTGCGCCATCCGTCTGGGCGAGTTGCCCGATTCAAGTCTAGTGTCGCTACGGCTGGGCGAGAACCGCCGTGTCTGCGTTGCGTCGCCCGGATATCTTGCGAAACACGGACGCCCAGACACTCTCGAAGCCCTCGCCAGCCACAACTGCCTCGCCTTCGGGTCGACCGCCAACCAACAACGCGGGTGGACCTTCGCGCAAAACGGCAAGGTTGTCACCATCCGCGTGAACGGCAACATGGAGTGCACCGATGGCGCGGTGCTGCACGACTGGTGCCTGGACGGATACGGCCTAGCATGGCGCTCGTGGTGGGAGGTGGGAGACGATATTCGCGCCGGCAGACTCGTGACCGTACTCGACGACTTTGCCGCGCCGCCTATCGGCATTCACGCCGTCTTTCCGCAACGCCGTCATCTGCCACTGCGCGTGCGCCTGTTCATCGACCATCTCAAACATCACTACAGCAGTTCGGGCTATTGGCAGGACGACGCCTCGCCAAGGCACGCATCGGAGCACATCGATCTGCCGCAAAACGCGTGA
- a CDS encoding universal stress protein has product MFTHILIPTDGSELSQKAVTGGLELARALGARVTGYCCLAEYPYSPFSEYVLEAPATFSERIAEEACAHLDKLAEAAAAAGVPFDRDSSTFPAPYLGIIDAAERHGCDVILMASHGRRGLTSLLLGSETQRVLVHSKIPVLVYR; this is encoded by the coding sequence TTGTTTACCCACATCCTCATTCCGACCGACGGCTCGGAGCTATCGCAAAAAGCCGTCACCGGCGGACTCGAATTGGCGCGTGCGTTGGGAGCGAGAGTGACAGGCTATTGTTGCCTCGCCGAGTATCCCTACTCTCCCTTCAGCGAATATGTGCTGGAAGCGCCCGCCACCTTCAGCGAGCGTATTGCCGAAGAGGCCTGCGCCCACCTCGACAAGCTAGCCGAAGCCGCTGCCGCCGCCGGTGTCCCGTTCGACCGCGACAGTTCCACTTTTCCCGCGCCCTATCTGGGTATCATCGATGCTGCGGAGCGCCACGGATGCGATGTCATCCTGATGGCTTCGCACGGACGACGCGGTCTCACCAGCCTATTGCTCGGCAGTGAGACGCAACGCGTGCTCGTCCACTCGAAAATCCCGGTTCTCGTTTATCGCTGA
- a CDS encoding AraC family transcriptional regulator, producing the protein MPSSLPVPSGSLGTLPLKPETDAGSPVEPEPYFLPPGYMPTRERPVRLRARPLGDGIRVPDHLHAWAQVAYTPRGVIQIAVADAAWIVPPSRAIWIPPNVMHSLQVNEPSYLRTLYVHPEVIPAGLDHCRVVEVSALLRELIAAIDVPEDTLDAPREQLLGGLILDELRRASPLPLEVPLPRDKRLLTLCNAMLADPARAWTLDQWARYAGASPRTIGRLFRQELNMSFVQWRQQVVLAQAIPLASKGYPLARIARELGYRSQSAFSAMFKRTFGRTPSEFFATAPDTTSAGTDGRTAG; encoded by the coding sequence ATGCCCAGTTCCCTGCCCGTGCCATCTGGTTCATTGGGCACCTTGCCACTGAAACCCGAGACCGATGCCGGGTCGCCGGTCGAGCCCGAGCCCTATTTCCTGCCACCGGGCTACATGCCGACGCGGGAGCGCCCCGTGCGGCTACGCGCGCGGCCGTTAGGCGACGGTATTCGCGTACCGGATCATTTGCACGCCTGGGCTCAGGTCGCGTACACCCCTCGGGGGGTGATCCAGATTGCGGTCGCCGATGCCGCATGGATCGTACCGCCATCGCGGGCGATCTGGATTCCACCGAATGTCATGCACAGCCTGCAAGTCAACGAGCCCTCATACCTGCGCACGCTTTACGTCCACCCGGAGGTGATTCCTGCCGGTCTGGATCACTGTCGAGTCGTGGAGGTGTCGGCGTTGCTGCGCGAGTTAATCGCGGCCATCGACGTGCCGGAAGACACACTCGACGCCCCTCGGGAGCAATTGCTGGGCGGTCTGATTCTCGACGAATTGCGGCGCGCGTCCCCGCTCCCGCTTGAGGTACCACTGCCGCGAGACAAGCGGCTGCTGACGCTATGCAACGCGATGCTGGCCGACCCTGCGCGTGCCTGGACACTCGATCAGTGGGCCCGTTACGCAGGCGCCAGCCCGCGCACCATCGGGCGATTGTTCCGGCAGGAACTCAACATGAGTTTCGTGCAGTGGCGTCAGCAGGTAGTACTGGCGCAGGCGATTCCGCTCGCGTCGAAGGGATACCCCCTCGCCCGCATTGCCCGCGAATTGGGCTACCGAAGCCAGAGTGCGTTCTCCGCAATGTTCAAGCGCACTTTCGGACGCACGCCCAGCGAGTTCTTTGCCACCGCCCCCGACACTACATCTGCCGGAACAGATGGGCGTACTGCCGGCTGA
- the aceA gene encoding isocitrate lyase produces the protein MTTRQEQVKQLEQDWANNPRWKGIKRGYSAEDVVRLRGSIQPEQTLARRGAERLWSMINDEPFVNALGALTGNQAMQQVKAGLKAIYLSGWQVAGDANLAGEMYPDQSLYPANSVPQVVRRINNTFTRADQIQWSEGKNPGDEGYIDYFAPIVADAEAGFGGVLNAFELMKAMIEAGAGGVHFEDQLASVKKCGHMGGKVLVPTREAVAKLVAARLAADVLGVPTVLIARTDAEAADLITADVDPIDQPFCTGERTVEGFYRTRNGLDQAIARGLAYAPYADLVWCETGKPDLEFAKQFAEGIHKHFPGKMLSYNCSPSFNWKKNLDDATIAKFQKELGAMGYKFQFITLAGFHSLNYSMFNLAHGYARRQMSAFVELQEAEFAAADKGFTAVKHQREVGTGYFDAVTQTIERDASTTALKGSTEDEQFFDEKKAQVKVA, from the coding sequence ATGACGACACGTCAAGAGCAAGTGAAGCAACTCGAGCAGGACTGGGCGAACAATCCGCGCTGGAAGGGTATCAAGCGTGGCTACTCGGCCGAAGACGTGGTGCGTCTGCGCGGTTCGATCCAGCCGGAACAAACGCTCGCCCGTCGCGGTGCCGAGCGCCTGTGGAGCATGATCAATGATGAGCCGTTCGTGAACGCGCTCGGCGCACTGACCGGCAACCAGGCGATGCAACAGGTCAAGGCCGGCCTCAAGGCCATTTATCTGTCGGGCTGGCAGGTCGCGGGCGACGCGAACCTCGCGGGTGAAATGTACCCCGACCAGTCGCTGTATCCGGCCAACTCGGTGCCGCAGGTCGTGCGCCGCATTAACAATACCTTCACGCGCGCCGATCAGATTCAATGGTCGGAAGGCAAGAACCCGGGCGATGAAGGCTATATCGATTACTTCGCCCCGATCGTGGCCGATGCCGAAGCCGGCTTCGGCGGCGTGCTCAACGCATTCGAACTGATGAAGGCCATGATCGAAGCGGGCGCAGGCGGTGTGCACTTCGAAGACCAGCTCGCCTCGGTCAAGAAGTGCGGCCACATGGGCGGCAAGGTGCTTGTGCCGACACGCGAAGCCGTGGCCAAGCTGGTTGCCGCGCGTCTGGCTGCCGACGTGCTCGGCGTGCCGACTGTGCTGATCGCGCGTACCGATGCCGAAGCGGCGGATCTGATTACCGCCGACGTCGATCCGATCGATCAGCCGTTCTGCACGGGCGAGCGCACTGTCGAGGGCTTCTACCGCACGCGCAATGGCCTGGATCAGGCGATCGCGCGCGGTCTGGCCTACGCACCGTACGCCGATCTGGTGTGGTGCGAGACCGGCAAGCCGGATCTCGAATTCGCCAAGCAGTTTGCCGAAGGCATTCACAAGCACTTCCCGGGCAAGATGCTTTCGTACAACTGCTCGCCGTCGTTCAACTGGAAGAAGAACCTCGACGACGCCACCATCGCCAAGTTCCAGAAGGAGCTCGGTGCCATGGGCTACAAGTTCCAGTTCATCACGCTGGCTGGCTTCCACAGCCTGAACTACTCGATGTTCAACCTGGCGCACGGTTACGCCCGCCGTCAGATGAGCGCCTTCGTGGAGTTGCAGGAAGCCGAATTCGCCGCTGCCGACAAGGGTTTCACGGCAGTCAAGCACCAGCGCGAGGTGGGCACGGGCTACTTCGATGCCGTTACGCAGACGATCGAGCGCGACGCATCGACCACGGCCCTGAAGGGTTCGACGGAGGACGAACAGTTCTTCGACGAAAAGAAGGCGCAGGTCAAGGTCGCCTGA
- a CDS encoding LytR/AlgR family response regulator transcription factor, which produces MTSPVALIAEDEPLLADALRTMLAQTWPALHILPVAPDGTSAIAAIAQAQPDVVFLDISMPGATGLEVARACARLVRPPQIVFVTAFDRFALDAFDAAAVDYLLKPVEPDRLARTVARVRERLAAPDDGALSQLVETLRTHLEAAGAAPDRQGAALAPGTSPATESREYLRFVRASVRDEIRIVPVEDVCFFEAADKYVVVATTDGDLLIRTSLRELMPQLDPSRFWQVHRSTVVNVAEVVSAQHTPLGRLTLKLRRRKDRVAVSRQYAHLFRQM; this is translated from the coding sequence ATGACATCCCCCGTCGCCCTGATTGCCGAAGACGAACCGTTGCTTGCCGATGCGCTGCGCACCATGCTTGCGCAAACGTGGCCCGCGTTGCACATACTGCCCGTGGCGCCAGACGGCACGTCGGCGATTGCCGCCATCGCGCAGGCACAGCCGGATGTCGTATTTCTCGACATTTCCATGCCCGGTGCGACCGGGCTAGAGGTCGCGCGGGCGTGCGCAAGGCTGGTCCGGCCACCGCAGATCGTGTTCGTGACGGCATTCGACCGCTTCGCGCTCGATGCCTTCGATGCGGCTGCCGTCGACTATCTGCTCAAACCGGTGGAACCCGATCGTCTGGCCCGAACGGTGGCGCGCGTGCGTGAACGCCTGGCGGCGCCCGACGACGGCGCGCTATCGCAACTGGTCGAGACCTTGCGCACACATCTGGAGGCAGCAGGAGCAGCGCCGGATCGGCAAGGGGCGGCATTGGCGCCGGGTACCTCGCCGGCCACTGAGTCCCGGGAGTATCTACGCTTCGTTCGGGCGTCGGTGCGCGACGAGATTCGTATCGTTCCCGTCGAGGATGTGTGCTTTTTCGAGGCCGCCGACAAGTACGTCGTGGTAGCAACGACGGACGGCGATCTGCTGATCCGCACCAGTCTGCGCGAATTGATGCCGCAACTCGATCCGTCGCGCTTTTGGCAGGTGCACCGCAGTACGGTGGTCAACGTGGCCGAAGTCGTAAGTGCGCAGCACACGCCGTTGGGCCGTCTCACGCTCAAGCTCAGGCGTCGCAAGGATCGCGTGGCGGTCAGCCGGCAGTACGCCCATCTGTTCCGGCAGATGTAG